The DNA window GGTCATGACCGTCGATACCCTGCGGGATGCCTGGTATGCGAACCAGAGCCGGTACTGGCCCAGGGCAACATTTTCCGTGGCCAATGCCGACGTGGAAGAATCCCTGGGTAGCGACAACTCCGGCCCCCACTTCCGGGTCTATCTGCAACTGGAATACGAGGCACGCGGCGAGACCCGTCGCACCTGGAATCACGAATTGAACAGGGAAAATGTGTCTACGAAGGCAGCCGGCGACGCGTACGTGGAACAGGTTCGTGCCGGCAAGTTCGGTACCCAATTGCGCTACAATCCACAGAACCCGGACCAGGCCTATGTCAAACCGGGGGTTAAGGTTCGGCATTTCCTTGCAGTAATCGTCGGTCTGGGGATCGCCATCGTCGCCTATCTCACCCTGATCGGCGAGATCGACTGGAAGTAATGGCACGTCGACACGGACAAGGAGTCACCCAATGATCGAACGCTACCGCCATCCGTTTCGCTTCTATTTCTTCAGCGCCGCCATTCCCTGGGCCCTGTGGCTCACGGCGGCGTGGCTGAGCCACCGGCCGGGCGCAG is part of the Acidiferrobacteraceae bacterium genome and encodes:
- a CDS encoding DUF3592 domain-containing protein, producing the protein MIWYFQTDDKLALQAMLILLIVLGGVMTVDTLRDAWYANQSRYWPRATFSVANADVEESLGSDNSGPHFRVYLQLEYEARGETRRTWNHELNRENVSTKAAGDAYVEQVRAGKFGTQLRYNPQNPDQAYVKPGVKVRHFLAVIVGLGIAIVAYLTLIGEIDWK